Proteins encoded together in one Syntrophobacterales bacterium window:
- a CDS encoding 5-formyltetrahydrofolate cyclo-ligase yields the protein MDEIADKKELRKRILKIRNALPPEERAVKSAIITSRLTEMQDFRQAATIMVFLNFGSEVQTDDLISWGWEKGKRIVAPLCCPETREMAPCVINDFSDLETGHYGIREPKAACSLVVPPEEIDVVLIPAVAFDRQGRRVGYGGGYYDRFLPKVPRAARIGMVFSCQIVPAVNADAYDIPAQKIVTEKGVIVSVLDVSQQPEAEGRGALD from the coding sequence ATGGACGAAATTGCCGATAAAAAAGAGCTGCGCAAAAGGATTCTTAAAATCAGAAACGCACTGCCGCCCGAGGAAAGGGCGGTTAAGAGTGCGATTATAACAAGCAGGCTGACGGAGATGCAAGATTTTCGCCAGGCTGCCACCATCATGGTTTTTCTGAACTTTGGCAGCGAGGTTCAGACCGATGATCTGATCTCCTGGGGGTGGGAAAAGGGGAAAAGGATTGTTGCACCGCTCTGCTGCCCGGAAACCAGAGAGATGGCGCCTTGTGTCATAAATGATTTCAGCGACCTCGAAACAGGTCATTACGGAATCCGGGAGCCAAAAGCGGCCTGCTCGCTTGTCGTGCCGCCCGAGGAGATCGACGTGGTTCTCATTCCCGCGGTGGCCTTCGATCGACAGGGCCGGAGGGTCGGTTATGGCGGCGGCTACTATGACCGTTTTTTGCCCAAGGTTCCCCGCGCCGCAAGGATCGGCATGGTTTTTTCCTGCCAGATCGTTCCTGCGGTCAATGCCGATGCTTATGACATCCCCGCGCAGAAAATAGTGACGGAAAAAGGCGTTATCGTTTCCGTACTGGATGTTTCGCAACAACCGGAGGCAGAAGGGCGGGGAGCTCTCGATTGA
- a CDS encoding sulfide/dihydroorotate dehydrogenase-like FAD/NAD-binding protein, with amino-acid sequence MYKILHIEQLVPSIHLFKVEAPEVAKKAQAGQFVVVRLDETGERIPLTFADWDAKEGTVTIIFMEVGTTTHRLARMKAGDYIADFVGPLGVPTHVEKFGTVLCVAGGVGVAPVVPIARALKQSGNKVITIMGARSKNLLFWEDRLRDASDKMIVTTDDGSYGRKALVTEPLKELLEGAEKIDRIIAIGPSIMMKFCAATSKPFGVKTIVSLNPIMVDGTGMCGCCRVAVGGVTKFACVEGPDFDGHQVDWNLLAARQRTYTAEEKQSLEQWRCQCGEQK; translated from the coding sequence TTGTATAAGATTTTACACATTGAGCAACTGGTGCCCAGCATCCATCTTTTTAAGGTTGAGGCGCCGGAAGTAGCGAAAAAGGCGCAAGCCGGACAATTTGTAGTCGTCCGGCTTGATGAAACGGGCGAGCGGATTCCACTCACTTTTGCTGACTGGGACGCTAAAGAGGGTACGGTTACCATCATCTTTATGGAAGTTGGCACCACTACCCATCGCCTGGCAAGAATGAAGGCCGGCGATTATATTGCCGATTTTGTTGGTCCTCTGGGCGTGCCCACTCATGTCGAGAAATTCGGTACAGTGCTCTGCGTGGCGGGCGGGGTAGGCGTGGCGCCGGTTGTGCCGATTGCCCGCGCCTTGAAGCAGTCCGGCAATAAAGTAATCACGATCATGGGCGCCCGGAGCAAGAACCTGCTTTTTTGGGAAGACAGGCTAAGGGATGCCAGCGACAAAATGATAGTGACTACCGATGACGGGTCCTATGGCCGCAAGGCTCTGGTGACGGAACCGCTGAAGGAACTTCTGGAAGGCGCCGAGAAGATTGACCGGATAATCGCCATTGGCCCCAGCATCATGATGAAGTTTTGCGCGGCGACGAGCAAACCTTTCGGCGTTAAAACTATTGTCAGCCTGAATCCGATAATGGTTGACGGCACCGGCATGTGCGGCTGTTGTCGGGTGGCAGTGGGCGGCGTTACCAAATTTGCCTGTGTGGAAGGTCCCGATTTTGACGGGCACCAGGTGGATTGGAATTTGCTGGCGGCGCGCCAGCGCACTTACACGGCAGAGGAGAAACAGTCTCTGGAGCAGTGGCGCTGTCAGTGCGGCGAACAGAAATAA
- the gltA gene encoding NADPH-dependent glutamate synthase, with amino-acid sequence MAKLNLNRMEMPRQDAIERGKNFNEVALGYTKEMAKEEAGRCIQCAKRPCMEGCPVMVDIPEFIKAVTEDNMPEAVRALKGKNALPGICGRVCPQEVQCEAVCTLGKKGAPVAIGRLERYVADWERENIAPAERKVELATATGKKVAVVGSGPASLTAAADLTKIGHEVVILEALHVAGGVLMYGIPEFRLPKAIVQGEVDYVKSLGVEIKLNSIVGKLNTVDELLQNGYSAVFLGTGAGLPIFLNCPGENLNGIYSANEFLTRVNLMKAYRFPEYDTPVRIGKRVAVIGGGNVAMDSARCALRLGAEKVYVIYRRSEVELPARHEEVENAQEEGIDFRFLTNPKQFIGDESNNLAAMECYQMELGEPDASGRRRPMVKEGSEFKIDVDVAIVALGTTPNPLIAQTTAGLETTKHGTVVADESTGKTVKAGVWAGGDVVTGAATVISAMGAGKRAAADIDKFLRG; translated from the coding sequence ATGGCCAAACTGAATTTGAATCGGATGGAAATGCCCCGGCAGGATGCAATCGAGCGGGGTAAAAATTTCAACGAAGTTGCCCTAGGATATACCAAAGAGATGGCAAAAGAGGAAGCTGGCCGCTGCATTCAGTGCGCCAAGCGCCCCTGTATGGAGGGATGTCCCGTTATGGTCGATATCCCCGAGTTTATCAAGGCTGTTACCGAGGACAACATGCCGGAGGCGGTCCGGGCGCTTAAAGGCAAAAATGCCCTGCCCGGAATCTGCGGTCGGGTATGTCCCCAGGAGGTGCAGTGTGAAGCAGTATGCACCCTGGGGAAAAAGGGAGCGCCTGTCGCCATCGGGCGGCTGGAACGATATGTGGCCGACTGGGAGAGGGAGAATATCGCGCCGGCTGAGCGCAAGGTAGAACTGGCGACGGCTACCGGCAAGAAAGTGGCCGTGGTCGGATCCGGCCCGGCCAGTCTCACGGCGGCGGCAGATTTAACCAAAATTGGGCATGAGGTCGTAATCTTGGAAGCCCTGCATGTCGCGGGCGGCGTGCTGATGTATGGCATTCCCGAGTTCAGGCTGCCCAAGGCAATAGTTCAGGGTGAGGTTGACTATGTGAAATCACTGGGGGTTGAGATCAAGCTAAACTCCATTGTCGGCAAACTCAACACGGTTGATGAGCTCTTGCAAAATGGCTATTCCGCTGTTTTTCTGGGCACCGGCGCAGGACTGCCGATATTTCTGAATTGTCCCGGCGAGAACCTGAACGGCATCTATTCGGCTAACGAATTTCTGACCAGGGTTAACCTCATGAAGGCGTACCGGTTCCCCGAGTATGATACCCCGGTGAGAATCGGGAAACGGGTTGCCGTTATTGGCGGCGGCAACGTGGCAATGGACAGCGCCCGTTGCGCCCTGAGGCTCGGCGCCGAGAAGGTCTATGTTATCTACCGGCGTTCCGAGGTGGAGCTGCCGGCGCGGCATGAAGAGGTGGAAAATGCCCAGGAAGAGGGCATTGATTTCCGTTTTCTCACCAACCCCAAGCAGTTTATCGGCGATGAAAGCAACAACCTGGCGGCGATGGAGTGCTATCAGATGGAGCTCGGCGAGCCGGACGCAAGCGGCAGACGGCGTCCGATGGTTAAGGAAGGAAGCGAGTTCAAGATTGACGTTGACGTGGCGATAGTGGCCCTGGGCACCACCCCCAACCCGCTGATCGCACAGACCACGGCTGGACTGGAGACGACCAAGCACGGCACTGTCGTGGCGGATGAGTCCACAGGCAAGACGGTGAAGGCGGGAGTCTGGGCGGGCGGCGACGTGGTTACCGGCGCCGCCACGGTCATCAGTGCCATGGGCGCCGGCAAACGGGCGGCGGCGGACATAGACAAGTTTTTGCGCGGTTGA
- a CDS encoding universal stress protein, with amino-acid sequence MSDELDCDTIIMGSHGKGAIGHAFLGNVSEKVLRRIRKPVYIIPLPKGETDISLGEI; translated from the coding sequence ATGTCGGATGAACTCGACTGCGACACAATCATCATGGGGTCGCACGGTAAAGGAGCGATCGGCCATGCTTTCCTCGGAAACGTTTCCGAAAAGGTTCTCCGCCGGATACGCAAGCCGGTTTATATCATTCCACTGCCGAAGGGAGAAACCGACATTAGCTTGGGAGAAATTTAG
- a CDS encoding TRAP transporter large permease subunit: protein MSLEMITVLMLALLIGVILMGFPIGFSLAGVATIFGIIFVGPQISNVFMMRIHVALSDNTLIAVPLFIYMGIVIEKSGIATRLFDAMYVMLGGLRGGLAMSTVAASTIFAAATGVVGATVTTMGIMAMPAMMKYKYNKPLACGSVCAGGALGILIPPSILILVYAPTANVSVGALLIGCFLPGVILSALYLLYIGIVCFIKPEMGPAIHEDLRVSLPKKLQMLATSVAPVCILILAVLGTIFFGVAAPTEAAAFGAFAAVIMAAAYKALSWKVIKDAALATAKSSAMVYLVVIGASFFTSVFMRLGCGDIVEEMVLALPFGKWGILIAMWVIIVIMGCFLDWIGIVMIAVPLFSPIAVKLGFDPVWFALMNIVVLQTSFLTPPFAYTIFYLKGVAPPEITLNHIYQGVVPFILLILVAVTLFAIFPDILMWAPRAATLAG, encoded by the coding sequence ATGAGTTTAGAAATGATCACTGTTCTGATGTTAGCCCTTTTGATCGGAGTGATCCTGATGGGATTCCCGATCGGTTTTTCACTGGCCGGCGTCGCGACGATTTTCGGCATTATTTTTGTGGGGCCCCAGATCAGCAATGTTTTTATGATGCGAATTCATGTCGCCCTTTCCGACAATACGCTGATTGCCGTTCCTCTGTTTATTTATATGGGAATCGTCATCGAAAAATCGGGAATCGCGACAAGGCTCTTTGATGCCATGTATGTTATGCTGGGAGGATTGAGGGGCGGGCTCGCAATGTCAACAGTTGCTGCTTCCACGATCTTTGCCGCAGCGACAGGAGTTGTCGGGGCAACCGTAACCACGATGGGCATAATGGCGATGCCGGCGATGATGAAATATAAATACAACAAACCGTTGGCCTGCGGCTCCGTCTGCGCGGGCGGTGCCCTGGGCATCTTGATTCCGCCAAGTATCCTGATCCTGGTCTATGCGCCCACCGCGAATGTTTCCGTCGGCGCTTTGTTGATCGGCTGTTTTCTACCGGGCGTGATTCTGTCGGCTTTGTATCTTCTTTACATCGGTATTGTCTGTTTTATTAAGCCCGAAATGGGACCGGCCATCCATGAAGACCTCCGGGTGTCGTTACCGAAAAAGCTGCAGATGCTCGCCACTTCGGTAGCGCCCGTGTGTATACTCATTCTGGCGGTTTTAGGCACGATCTTTTTTGGGGTGGCCGCGCCGACGGAAGCAGCCGCGTTTGGAGCCTTTGCGGCGGTCATTATGGCCGCCGCTTACAAAGCGTTGAGCTGGAAGGTTATTAAAGACGCAGCGCTCGCCACCGCGAAATCATCCGCCATGGTTTACCTGGTCGTGATCGGGGCCTCGTTTTTTACGAGCGTCTTCATGCGGCTGGGCTGCGGCGATATCGTTGAGGAGATGGTTCTGGCGCTGCCCTTCGGCAAATGGGGCATTCTGATCGCGATGTGGGTCATTATCGTTATTATGGGATGTTTTCTGGACTGGATCGGCATCGTGATGATTGCCGTGCCGCTCTTTTCGCCCATCGCAGTCAAGCTCGGCTTTGATCCTGTCTGGTTTGCTTTGATGAATATCGTCGTGCTGCAGACATCGTTTTTGACGCCTCCCTTTGCCTATACGATTTTCTATCTTAAGGGGGTTGCGCCGCCTGAGATAACACTGAATCATATTTATCAGGGCGTCGTGCCGTTTATCCTGCTGATACTCGTGGCAGTGACCCTGTTTGCCATTTTTCCCGACATTCTGATGTGGGCCCCGCGGGCAGCAACACTTGCCGGTTGA
- a CDS encoding TRAP transporter small permease subunit codes for MKTVIGFIKIVDVINEKIAKLASYCLILLILSLVYEVFARYAFNSPTVWSSDATYFLCSIALIFAMAYTWQTGGHVSVDMILVKFPVKVQAFLNVFFMLTLFFLCWVMIVWAMVPNVIESWRILERSSIGYFPPIHPYKTWILIGTLLLVFQGVNVFIKEIYRLIKGKELKVS; via the coding sequence ATGAAAACCGTTATTGGATTCATAAAGATTGTCGATGTCATCAATGAGAAAATCGCCAAGCTTGCATCGTATTGCCTTATTTTGTTGATTCTCTCGCTCGTCTATGAAGTCTTTGCGCGCTATGCATTCAACTCTCCGACTGTATGGAGCAGCGATGCGACATATTTTCTCTGCAGTATCGCCTTGATCTTCGCCATGGCCTATACCTGGCAGACGGGCGGACATGTCAGCGTGGACATGATTCTGGTAAAGTTCCCGGTCAAGGTGCAGGCTTTCTTGAATGTATTTTTTATGCTGACGCTGTTCTTTTTGTGCTGGGTCATGATTGTCTGGGCAATGGTGCCGAATGTCATAGAATCCTGGAGGATTCTGGAAAGATCCTCTATCGGCTATTTTCCCCCGATCCATCCTTACAAGACCTGGATACTCATCGGCACTCTCCTGTTGGTTTTCCAGGGGGTCAATGTCTTCATCAAGGAGATTTACCGGCTGATTAAGGGAAAGGAGCTGAAAGTCTCATGA
- the dctP gene encoding TRAP transporter substrate-binding protein DctP yields the protein MKSRIFGFIFVLMLMGSLIFGGYAQAAEKVRWTMQTTWAKGWLLHEMAEDFAKRVSDMSGGNFVIKVLPAGAVVGAMENMEATSKGTLDGWHSWTGYWQGKHPSANFFASIPMHLEPTMYVTWMYSGGGKELLQEMYDEMGMNVIVIPGGLTHPELLAMSNKPLKNVKDFKGLKYRTPGWWAEILKSMGVSVMMVPGVDLYPSLQKGILDALEFSTPIVNKQQGFHEVTKYVAGPGMHQPTCYFELGFNKTKYNALSPEYKAIIQSAAMAMTIQKWSEDITKGVETLAFYKSKGLTLTRVEDADQREFRKKAWKFIDDEVKKINRPHTTKTWASVNKMWKDFSEYEHFMVPVRK from the coding sequence ATGAAAAGCAGAATATTCGGTTTTATTTTTGTCTTGATGTTGATGGGTTCCTTGATTTTTGGGGGTTACGCGCAAGCGGCGGAGAAAGTGCGCTGGACCATGCAGACAACCTGGGCCAAAGGGTGGCTGCTTCATGAAATGGCGGAAGATTTTGCCAAACGTGTCAGTGACATGAGCGGCGGCAATTTTGTTATCAAAGTGCTGCCCGCAGGAGCTGTCGTCGGAGCCATGGAGAATATGGAGGCGACCTCCAAAGGCACCCTGGATGGCTGGCACAGCTGGACCGGTTATTGGCAGGGCAAGCATCCGTCGGCAAATTTCTTTGCATCCATTCCCATGCATCTGGAACCGACCATGTACGTAACCTGGATGTATTCCGGCGGGGGCAAGGAACTCCTCCAGGAAATGTATGATGAAATGGGCATGAACGTCATCGTCATTCCCGGCGGCTTAACTCACCCGGAATTGTTGGCTATGTCCAACAAGCCCCTGAAGAATGTCAAAGATTTTAAAGGCCTGAAATACAGAACCCCGGGCTGGTGGGCGGAAATTCTTAAATCAATGGGTGTTTCCGTCATGATGGTGCCCGGTGTAGATCTGTATCCCTCGCTGCAAAAGGGCATTCTGGATGCCCTGGAATTTTCCACCCCGATCGTGAACAAACAGCAGGGTTTTCATGAAGTAACCAAATATGTCGCCGGCCCCGGCATGCATCAGCCGACCTGCTATTTTGAGCTGGGTTTCAATAAAACAAAATATAATGCGTTGTCCCCTGAATACAAAGCCATCATTCAGTCGGCCGCGATGGCCATGACGATCCAGAAGTGGTCCGAAGATATCACCAAGGGTGTAGAAACGCTGGCATTCTACAAAAGCAAAGGCTTGACCTTGACCCGTGTTGAGGACGCCGACCAGAGAGAGTTCCGGAAAAAAGCCTGGAAATTTATTGATGACGAGGTGAAGAAGATCAACAGACCCCATACCACCAAAACATGGGCTTCCGTAAATAAAATGTGGAAGGACTTTTCGGAATACGAGCATTTCATGGTGCCTGTTCGGAAGTAA
- a CDS encoding iron-containing alcohol dehydrogenase — MSDSRIFQMPSTVHFGNGAAAQAGPEAARLGAKKALLVTDEILLQTGAVKPVTDSLGAAR; from the coding sequence ATGAGTGATTCCAGAATCTTTCAAATGCCGTCCACAGTCCATTTCGGCAATGGCGCCGCCGCACAGGCCGGGCCCGAGGCTGCCCGTCTGGGGGCGAAAAAGGCGCTGCTCGTCACCGACGAAATCCTGCTGCAGACAGGCGCGGTAAAGCCGGTAACAGACTCTCTGGGGGCAGCCCGATAG
- a CDS encoding SDR family oxidoreductase — protein MDAYITEPEIRKEDVLKIDDGNFSLQNVCIVTGAGSGIGRATAVAASVNNLITVGLDVDEAAGQKTQSLARQLGGQMIFIRTDLTSDGDMDRAVQEAAKLGNIRYLANIAGIQHIDSIENFPMAKYDLMLAIMLRAPFYLSKLVTPYFHNNPGGKGVIGNMSSVHGHICTLNKPVYNITKFGLRALAQSIAAEGEGKIRAFTVSTGYVKTQLALNQIQAQAEQRHITAEEVVRDVMMGKSRVKEMMSPAEVGNLFILGFSRFASYLNGGDLLFDGGMVLTY, from the coding sequence ATGGATGCTTACATTACCGAACCGGAAATACGGAAGGAAGATGTTCTAAAAATTGACGACGGCAACTTCAGTCTGCAGAACGTCTGCATCGTAACCGGTGCCGGCAGCGGGATCGGCAGGGCGACGGCCGTCGCCGCCTCGGTGAACAACCTTATCACCGTCGGCCTCGATGTCGATGAGGCGGCCGGACAGAAGACCCAGTCGCTCGCCCGCCAGCTCGGCGGCCAGATGATCTTCATCAGGACGGATCTGACCAGTGACGGCGATATGGACCGAGCCGTCCAGGAAGCGGCAAAGCTCGGCAATATCCGGTACCTCGCCAATATCGCCGGCATCCAGCATATCGACTCCATCGAAAATTTCCCGATGGCCAAATACGATCTGATGCTGGCGATCATGCTGCGTGCCCCTTTCTATCTCTCCAAGCTGGTCACTCCTTATTTCCACAACAATCCGGGCGGAAAGGGCGTCATCGGCAACATGAGTTCCGTGCATGGCCACATCTGCACTCTTAATAAACCGGTTTACAACATCACGAAATTCGGACTGCGGGCGCTGGCGCAATCCATCGCCGCGGAGGGCGAGGGCAAAATCCGCGCCTTCACGGTCAGCACCGGTTATGTAAAGACGCAACTCGCCCTGAACCAGATCCAGGCGCAGGCCGAACAAAGGCACATCACCGCTGAGGAGGTAGTGCGTGATGTCATGATGGGAAAATCGCGAGTAAAAGAGATGATGTCGCCCGCGGAGGTCGGGAACCTTTTCATTCTTGGCTTTTCCCGCTTTGCGTCTTATCTCAACGGCGGCGATCTGCTCTTTGACGGCGGGATGGTGCTGACCTACTGA